A single window of Oreochromis aureus strain Israel breed Guangdong linkage group 7, ZZ_aureus, whole genome shotgun sequence DNA harbors:
- the rnf208 gene encoding RING finger protein 208 encodes MSCLRRQPVTIPMDTVKIIQSEKFPRECPVPVTQPRYAPPPRVAWDGGGEGEIIVNQACSDLTLDIAGSPRPMVSPPAPVMRREQSFLAQRKTSANEICYHQFHYKMDDVIVNQYVLRSSSTSSSSSSSSSSGPVMPCEPLDCPTCGHTYNFAGKRPRILSCLHSVCEECLQILYESCPKYKFISCPTCRRETVLFTDYGLAALAINTSILSRLPSDPNGPVQWGGDADRSCYQTVRQYCQSACTCQIANPLSSCGIM; translated from the coding sequence ATGTCCTGCCTCAGGCGTCAGCCCGTGACCATCCCAATGGACACCGTCAAGATCATCCAGTCTGAGAAGTTTCCCAGAGAGTGTCCTGTGCCCGTCACCCAGCCACGCTATGCCCCGCCCCCCAGAGTGGCGTGGGACGGTGGAGGTGAGGGCGAGATCATCGTCAACCAGGCCTGCAGCGACCTAACTTTGGACATAGCAGGGTCTCCCAGGCCGATGGTGTCCCCCCCGGCCCCCGTGATGCGCAGGGAGCAGAGCTTCCTGGCGCAGCGAAAAACCAGTGCCAATGAAATCTGCTACCACCAGTTCCACTACAAGATGGACGACGTCATAGTCAACCAGTACGTGCTGcgttcctcctccacctcctcctcctcttcttcctcctcctcctcgggACCCGTCATGCCGTGCGAGCCCCTGGATTGCCCTACCTGTGGCCACACATACAACTTCGCCGGGAAGCGGCCGCGCATCCTCTCCTGCCTGCACTCGGTGTGCGAGGAATGCCTGCAGATCCTCTACGAGTCGTGTCCCAAGTACAAGTTCATCTCCTGCCCCACGTGTCGGCGTGAGACGGTGCTGTTCACTGACTATGGCCTGGCTGCTCTGGCCATCAACACCAGCATCCTGAGCCGCTTGCCCTCTGACCCCAACGGGCCTGTGCAGTGGGGCGGGGACGCCGACCGCAGCTGCTACCAGACTGTGCGTCAGTACTGCCAGTCAGCCTGCACCTGCCAGATTGCCAACCCCTTGTCTTCCTGTGGTATCATGTAG
- the si:dkey-106l3.7 gene encoding uncharacterized protein si:dkey-106l3.7 encodes MNLYKSFGNLMETWVTEEDTSPDSEWLQRNAKDPPTPSSEMETNGRSESVDSGVETASCDTCFRGTSSFASTEIEGEDLTPALTAQSPVFSSPNPTCSSSSSSLLCSSSARKDCTALHLKLEQALQRTESMYSKGNSEPPAPEEMLSRRPQQSCSIKRHTSELVRGQRSDRLDQRRTVSPPVSIQPMSEMCTRTQSMKSNRRTSEGFGCNEIKELSPGFIYLEQVCQKLEDIARQQMENRALHLQADVLVKQKVFQVSQTPDICQTDSVTAEKDLTTCQSLEDTVNAEHVSSEPKQRKYGHFRQRSASDTTLAMMHLKKVNADCRGQHMSTHDLLEELEEDQENQESTVEETKKPQMNWRKKILSLRREGSTASYKRSQQMQPSEKNSTRRRLSQLFKRKDKTV; translated from the exons ATGAATCTGTACAAGAGCTTTGGAAACCTCATGGAGACTTGGGTAACTGAAGAAGACACAAGTCCCGACTCAGAGTGGCTTCAGCGCAATGCTAAAGACCCTCCAACACCTTCCTCAGAGATGGAAACAAACGGGCGCTCAGAATCAGTGGACTCTGGAGTGGAGACGGCCAGCTGTGACACATGTTTTCGTGGTACATCCTCCTTTGCCTCAACAGAAATAGAAGGAGAAGATCTCACTCCAGCATTAACAGCGCAGTCTCCTGTGTTCTCCTCTCCCAATCCCACctgctcctcttcttcatcctcGCTTCTATGTTCCAGCAGCGCTCGGAAAGACTGTACTGCCTTGCACCTTAAATTAGAGCAAGCGTTACAAAGGACTGAATCTATGTATTCAAAGGGCAACTCAGAGCCCCCAGCACCAGAAGAAATGCTCAGTCGGCGGCCTCAACAGTCTTGTTCTATCAAACGGCACACATCGGAGTTAGTAAGAGGTCAAAGATCAGACAGACTTGACCAAAGAAGGACAGTCAGTCCACCTGTTTCCATTCAGCCAATGTCAGAAATGTGCACACGGACTCAGTCTATGAAGAGTAACAGGCGGACATCAGAG GGCTTTGGTTGCAATGAGATAAAAGAACTGAGTCCTGGGTTCATCTACCTGGAGCAGGTGTGTCAGAAGCTAGAAGATATTGCAAGGCAGCAGATGGAAAACCGAGCGCTGCATTTGCAGGCAGACGTCCTCGTAAAACAGAAAGTCTTCCAAGTGAGCCAG actcCTGACATCTGTCAGACTGACTCTGTAACTGCAGAGAAGGACTTAACCACTTGTCAAAGCCTTGAAGATACAGTAAATGCAGAGCATGTTAGCAGTGAACCCAAGCAGCGGAAATACGGACATTTTCGGCAGAGATCAGCTTCAGATACAACTCTTGCCATGATGCACTTAA AAAAAGTGAATGCAGACTGCAGAGGGCAGCATATGAGTACACATGACTTACTGGAGGAGCTTGAGGAAGACCAAGAAAATCAG GAATCCACAGTGGAGGAGACAAAAAAACCTCAAATGAACTGGAGGAAAAAAATCCTGTCTTTGAGAAGAGAGGGGTCTACTGCTTCATATAAAAGGAG CCAACAGATGCAGCCATCTGAGAAAAACTCGACCCGTCGAAGGCTGAGCCAGCTGTTCAAGAGGAAAGACAAAACTGTATAA